In one window of uncultured Acetobacteroides sp. DNA:
- a CDS encoding O-antigen polymerase gives MVNHATISTYLISWFVFILFIPLILENYSRKTLSANVVVIFACFSFIPTTSLMAFIPVGIEFNIMMILYWLIIFGGNIIIKPFKLVDVNSYKTSNLFYLFLVILTTTVLYVSGRYTGFRFHFGLFDIYDLRFEERGFSLPSIISYLHSAANVLLPVMLVYFLSQLRYFMVGILSVVILLNFGIGGHKSVLFMLFLSFLGYWFYRFQRISYFSWTLVLICVFALSEYYLFDTFFVSAIMVLRVLFIPAELHLCYYDFFSKNELLYFKQGFFKWLNLPTPYSDNIDFIIGGVYGGDYQIRANSGLFSDAYQNLGMLGVVIFPFVVLFILRLLDASTKGLDEKLLIIPILTTSMALMSTTFSTALLTNGLFFMMIILFFLPRNQKNAI, from the coding sequence ATGGTTAATCATGCAACTATTTCAACATATCTTATTTCTTGGTTTGTTTTCATTTTATTTATTCCTCTTATATTAGAGAATTATTCAAGAAAAACGCTTTCAGCTAATGTAGTTGTAATTTTTGCTTGTTTTTCTTTTATTCCGACAACGAGTTTAATGGCTTTTATACCCGTTGGCATAGAATTCAATATAATGATGATATTATATTGGTTGATAATATTTGGTGGAAATATAATAATTAAGCCATTTAAATTAGTAGATGTGAATTCTTATAAAACATCTAATCTGTTCTATTTGTTTCTGGTAATTTTAACAACAACAGTCTTATATGTGTCAGGTCGTTATACAGGTTTTCGCTTTCATTTTGGTCTATTTGATATATATGATTTACGTTTCGAAGAAAGAGGATTTAGTTTACCTTCGATAATTAGTTATTTGCATTCAGCAGCAAATGTTTTATTGCCAGTTATGCTTGTTTACTTCCTTTCTCAATTAAGGTATTTTATGGTTGGAATTTTATCAGTCGTAATACTTCTTAATTTTGGTATTGGTGGGCATAAATCTGTCTTATTTATGTTGTTTTTGTCGTTTTTAGGATATTGGTTTTATCGTTTTCAAAGAATATCATATTTTAGTTGGACTTTAGTTCTGATTTGTGTTTTTGCTTTAAGTGAATATTATTTATTTGATACATTTTTTGTATCTGCAATAATGGTGTTACGAGTCTTATTTATACCTGCGGAGTTGCACTTGTGTTATTACGATTTTTTTTCTAAAAATGAATTATTGTATTTTAAACAAGGTTTTTTTAAATGGCTAAATTTACCAACTCCCTATTCTGATAATATAGACTTTATTATTGGAGGTGTATATGGAGGCGATTATCAAATAAGAGCTAATAGTGGTTTGTTTTCTGATGCTTATCAGAACTTGGGAATGTTAGGTGTGGTTATTTTTCCATTTGTTGTGTTATTTATTTTAAGACTCTTGGATGCTAGTACTAAAGGTTTGGATGAGAAGTTATTGATAATTCCTATACTAACGACTAGTATGGCATTAATGTCAACTACCTTTTCAACGGCATTGTTGACTAATGGACTTTTTTTTATGATGATCATTTTGTTCTTTCTTCCAAGAAATCAGAAGAACGCAATTTAA